From the genome of Winogradskyella forsetii, one region includes:
- the pxpB gene encoding 5-oxoprolinase subunit PxpB, with amino-acid sequence MGYKLRFSQYNERSILVEWPANIDENMLHDVLNFKSIIELKSFKQIVDIISTYASLLMIYNSTIDNFNDEFSTLKVLYKSQDSKKLLKSKTFRIPVCYEDEFAMDLDNYSEAKNLSKAAIIKLHSETVYTVFFIGFLPGFLYLGGLNPILHFDRKETPNLNVKKGSVAIGGKQTGIYPQDSPGGWHIIGNSPLELFNPKQNPPCFIKAGDKVKFYPIAKSEYLRIQDDIKSSNFNIETL; translated from the coding sequence ATGGGTTATAAACTTCGATTTTCGCAATATAATGAACGCTCCATTTTAGTGGAATGGCCAGCTAATATTGATGAAAATATGCTTCATGATGTACTAAATTTCAAATCTATAATTGAATTAAAATCATTTAAACAAATAGTTGATATTATTTCCACATACGCTTCATTGTTAATGATATACAATTCAACTATTGATAATTTCAATGATGAGTTTTCGACCTTAAAAGTGCTTTATAAATCGCAAGATTCAAAGAAGTTGTTAAAATCAAAAACTTTCAGAATTCCAGTGTGCTATGAGGACGAATTTGCGATGGATTTAGACAATTATTCCGAAGCAAAGAACCTCTCAAAAGCCGCTATAATAAAGTTACATTCCGAAACTGTTTACACTGTTTTTTTTATCGGTTTTTTACCTGGGTTTTTATATTTGGGAGGGCTCAATCCAATCTTACACTTTGACCGAAAAGAAACCCCTAATCTCAACGTAAAAAAAGGCTCGGTTGCCATTGGTGGAAAACAGACCGGAATTTATCCGCAAGACAGTCCTGGAGGATGGCATATTATCGGGAATTCTCCATTGGAATTATTCAATCCAAAGCAAAATCCACCTTGTTTTATTAAAGCTGGAGATAAAGTAAAATTCTATCCTATTGCAAAATCTGAATACCTAAGGATTCAAGATGACATAAAGAGCTCAAATTTTAATATTGAAACTTTATGA
- the pxpA gene encoding 5-oxoprolinase subunit PxpA — translation MKSEISIDINADVGEGLGNEAHLLPLLSSCNIACGGHAGDEVTMRHVIMLAKKHHVKVGAHPSFPDKLNFGRVNLNISDAELYTSIIDQISALKNIAEAEGVTLNHIKPHGALYNLSAKDEKTARVVIEVIKSIDSSIQLYAPFNSVIANLAKQENIAVTSEAFADRNYNDDLSLVSRTNSNAILHEKEAVLSHVLNMLKNQKVTSISGMKVPIKATTICVHGDTKNAIEILKYMSSNLKQNGIQIQ, via the coding sequence ATGAAGAGTGAGATTAGTATAGATATAAATGCAGACGTCGGAGAAGGTCTAGGCAACGAAGCGCATTTGTTGCCATTATTATCCTCGTGTAATATAGCCTGTGGCGGACATGCAGGAGATGAAGTCACAATGCGACACGTTATAATGCTTGCTAAAAAGCACCATGTAAAAGTCGGTGCACATCCTTCGTTTCCAGATAAATTGAATTTCGGTCGTGTTAATTTAAACATATCGGATGCTGAATTGTATACGAGTATAATAGACCAAATTTCAGCTTTAAAGAATATTGCTGAAGCAGAAGGTGTGACTTTAAATCACATTAAGCCACATGGTGCATTATATAATTTGTCGGCTAAAGATGAAAAAACCGCAAGAGTGGTTATTGAAGTGATAAAAAGTATCGATTCGTCAATTCAATTATACGCACCTTTTAATTCTGTAATCGCCAATTTAGCAAAACAGGAAAACATTGCTGTAACCTCTGAAGCTTTTGCAGACCGAAATTATAATGATGATTTGTCTTTGGTTTCAAGAACAAATAGCAATGCTATTTTACATGAAAAAGAAGCGGTTTTAAGTCATGTTTTGAATATGCTTAAGAACCAAAAAGTAACATCAATAAGTGGCATGAAAGTGCCCATAAAAGCCACAACAATTTGTGTACATGGCGACACCAAAAATGCCATTGAAATTTTGAAATATATGAGTTCTAATTTGAAACAAAATGGCATTCAAATTCAATAA
- a CDS encoding Nramp family divalent metal transporter, with protein sequence MIAKFFKNIGPGPLVAAAFIGPGTVTVCTLAGVNFGFALLWAMALSIFATVFLQEMAARLGIVSQKGLSEIIREEIKHPILKGFALLLIISAIVVGNAAYEAGNISGGALGMEAIVGNVVWEIGQLKLNVMSLVIGVIAFALLYIGNYKVLEKAFVFLVILMSFAFITTAILTKPNLIEIFQGILIPEVPEGSILTIIALIGTTVVPYNLFLHASLAKTKWKSKSDLPLAKKDTLVAVILGGLVSMCIIIAASAIQQQTITNTADLALGLEPLFGSYAKYFLAAGLFAAGITSAITAPLAAAFVASGCLGWKSDLKSKKFKAVWMIIVILGVLFSSFGFKSIEIIKFAQVANGLLLPVIAGFLLWIMNKSAVLGPYKNSKLQNILGLIILVITIFLGIKGILSVFELI encoded by the coding sequence ATGATTGCCAAGTTCTTCAAAAATATTGGTCCTGGACCTTTGGTAGCAGCTGCTTTTATTGGACCAGGAACAGTGACCGTTTGTACTTTGGCTGGTGTCAATTTCGGATTTGCATTATTGTGGGCCATGGCGTTGTCTATTTTTGCTACGGTTTTTTTGCAGGAAATGGCAGCACGATTGGGAATTGTATCCCAAAAAGGTTTGTCTGAAATTATTAGGGAAGAAATCAAACATCCTATTTTAAAAGGATTTGCTTTACTCTTAATTATAAGCGCCATCGTCGTCGGTAATGCAGCGTACGAAGCAGGAAACATCAGTGGTGGAGCGTTGGGCATGGAGGCCATTGTCGGCAATGTAGTTTGGGAAATAGGACAGTTAAAACTCAATGTTATGAGCTTGGTAATTGGTGTCATAGCTTTCGCTTTGCTCTACATAGGAAATTATAAAGTACTGGAAAAAGCCTTTGTGTTTCTTGTCATTCTGATGAGTTTTGCATTTATAACGACTGCGATTCTCACAAAACCGAATCTAATCGAAATTTTTCAAGGTATTCTTATTCCTGAAGTTCCCGAAGGCAGTATTTTAACTATTATCGCTCTAATCGGAACCACAGTTGTGCCTTATAATCTTTTTCTACATGCGTCTTTAGCTAAAACCAAATGGAAGTCTAAAAGCGATTTGCCATTGGCTAAAAAAGATACATTGGTTGCCGTGATTTTGGGTGGATTGGTATCTATGTGTATCATTATTGCGGCCTCCGCAATACAGCAACAAACGATAACCAACACCGCTGATTTGGCTTTAGGTCTAGAACCATTATTCGGTAGTTATGCGAAATATTTTCTGGCGGCTGGACTCTTTGCGGCAGGAATAACAAGTGCAATAACCGCACCTTTAGCAGCTGCGTTTGTTGCAAGTGGTTGCTTAGGTTGGAAATCAGATTTAAAATCGAAAAAATTTAAAGCTGTCTGGATGATTATTGTGATTTTGGGAGTTCTGTTTTCTAGTTTCGGCTTTAAATCCATTGAAATTATAAAATTTGCACAGGTTGCCAACGGTTTATTGTTACCGGTCATTGCTGGTTTTTTATTGTGGATTATGAACAAATCGGCTGTCTTGGGACCGTATAAAAATTCAAAACTTCAGAATATTCTAGGATTAATTATTTTAGTTATCACTATCTTTTTGGGAATAAAAGGGATTTTGAGTGTTTTTGAATTGATTTGA
- a CDS encoding DUF2891 domain-containing protein, whose protein sequence is MTKYHFIYLLFVVFLTCNTSEKNKNTDRETTKVEIVETPTLNLEQANRLAQLPINCINNEYPNKLNQTIGSASDLKTPKELHPTFYGCFDWHSAVHGHWSLVSLLKQFPALENSPDIHQKLLQNISRENIAQELEYFEGKHNTSFERTYGWAWLLKLAEELHTWDSQVARELETNLQPMTDLIVNKYLEFLPKLNYPIRVGEHPNTAFGLSFAYDYAMAVEHQDLKTLIENRAKDFYFDDQDCPIEWEPSGFDFLSPCLEEAALMKRVLSNEDFKSWINDFMPELNNHDFDIAVGEVSDRTDGKLVHLDGVNFSRAWSLNYIAKDLPEFHHLKNLANKHINYSLPSIVGDSYEGGHWLGSFAIYALNSIEK, encoded by the coding sequence ATGACTAAATATCATTTTATTTACCTCTTATTTGTTGTCTTTTTAACCTGCAATACTTCCGAAAAGAATAAGAACACAGACAGAGAAACAACGAAGGTAGAAATTGTTGAAACACCAACTCTAAACCTAGAGCAAGCCAACCGTTTGGCACAGTTGCCAATTAACTGTATCAATAATGAATACCCAAACAAACTCAATCAAACCATTGGTAGTGCTTCAGATTTAAAAACGCCAAAAGAACTGCATCCCACATTTTACGGTTGTTTCGATTGGCATTCTGCCGTTCATGGGCATTGGAGTTTGGTCAGCTTGTTAAAACAGTTTCCAGCGTTGGAAAATAGTCCCGACATCCATCAAAAATTACTTCAGAATATATCCAGAGAAAACATCGCACAAGAATTAGAGTATTTTGAAGGTAAACACAACACATCGTTTGAAAGAACCTATGGTTGGGCATGGTTATTAAAACTAGCGGAAGAATTACATACTTGGGATTCTCAAGTTGCACGAGAATTGGAAACGAACCTGCAACCCATGACAGATTTAATCGTGAATAAATACTTAGAGTTTTTACCGAAATTAAATTATCCAATTAGAGTAGGAGAGCACCCAAACACAGCTTTCGGATTAAGCTTTGCTTACGATTATGCAATGGCCGTTGAGCATCAAGACCTAAAGACTTTAATAGAAAATAGAGCCAAGGATTTTTATTTTGATGACCAAGATTGTCCCATAGAATGGGAGCCAAGCGGATTCGATTTCCTCTCGCCTTGTTTAGAAGAAGCCGCTTTGATGAAACGTGTTTTGTCCAATGAAGATTTCAAATCTTGGATCAATGATTTTATGCCAGAATTAAATAACCATGATTTTGATATTGCTGTTGGTGAAGTTTCGGACCGAACCGATGGAAAACTAGTGCATCTCGATGGTGTTAATTTTTCGCGCGCTTGGAGCTTGAATTATATCGCTAAAGATTTACCAGAATTTCATCATTTAAAAAATTTAGCTAATAAACACATCAATTATTCTTTGCCCAGTATTGTAGGCGATAGTTACGAAGGTGGTCATTGGTTGGGAAGTTTTGCGATTTATGCATTGAATTCTATTGAAAAATGA
- a CDS encoding RNA polymerase sigma factor, with amino-acid sequence MDKELRILIQKCVKQDKEGQRELYTLLSPVLYGICLKYMKSKVEADDVFQDAFIMLFQKIDQYRFEGSFEGWAKRIFVNEALEVLRKKQRRLHVAIEDFNFNTDNEDNSKRLDLVLTQEELLNHIRELPDHYRMVFNLYVFEDYSHKAIANKLNIAVGTSKSILSRAKSVLRTKINAELKKKVS; translated from the coding sequence TTGGATAAAGAACTACGGATACTCATACAAAAATGTGTAAAGCAAGATAAGGAAGGGCAGCGTGAATTATACACGTTGCTTTCTCCAGTTTTGTATGGTATCTGTTTGAAATATATGAAGAGCAAAGTCGAGGCAGATGACGTCTTTCAGGATGCCTTTATTATGCTATTTCAAAAAATTGACCAATATAGGTTTGAAGGCAGTTTTGAAGGTTGGGCGAAACGAATTTTCGTAAATGAAGCCTTAGAGGTTTTGCGAAAAAAACAGCGTCGACTGCATGTGGCGATTGAAGATTTTAATTTTAATACTGATAATGAAGATAATAGCAAGCGCCTTGATCTTGTTTTAACCCAAGAAGAGTTGTTAAATCACATTCGGGAATTACCAGATCATTATAGAATGGTTTTCAATCTTTACGTTTTTGAGGATTATAGTCATAAGGCAATCGCAAATAAACTGAACATAGCTGTTGGAACGTCAAAATCGATATTAAGTAGAGCTAAAAGTGTGTTGAGGACAAAAATTAATGCCGAATTAAAGAAAAAAGTGTCATGA
- a CDS encoding LVIVD repeat-containing protein yields the protein MKNKLLPLVLVVTLCLQLTNCNTDDDSNDLIDPVAVTVPVIKSKTAMRNAIAITNPQPTNADGKIYVYDNLLFYIAKDSGIHVFNNQNPANPQNIAFIELEGVNDISVKNDMLYADNYMDLVVFDISNVSDIEFVNIEEDMLVYYAQYPEDVLYYQPNIYPDNADEFIAGHTIVNMERTEVEDNPNIYAWNEISIGIFNDAALSNNIGVGGSYAKFQIYGDALYTLDDYKLNTFNISDYNNISLTSETWMGGWFGGVLETTFILKDYLFIGATDGMHIVDLQDEFNPTYTSSFTHATGCDPVVVEQNTAYITVRGGNTCGAIEDQINVIDVSDISSPVEHSTYFFSNPYGLGIRNHVLYVCNDDGINVFDAQNPNNIILENTYQTISKDVIPLSTHLIAVGENVIQQYNYADNFGLELISTLQF from the coding sequence ATGAAAAACAAACTTTTACCCTTAGTTTTAGTTGTAACATTGTGTTTACAACTTACAAATTGTAATACGGACGATGATAGCAATGATCTTATAGATCCTGTCGCAGTAACTGTTCCAGTAATAAAATCCAAGACTGCAATGCGGAACGCTATTGCAATCACAAATCCTCAACCGACCAATGCAGACGGAAAAATATATGTCTATGACAATCTGTTGTTTTACATAGCCAAAGATTCAGGAATACACGTGTTTAATAATCAAAACCCAGCAAATCCTCAAAATATAGCCTTTATAGAGTTGGAAGGCGTCAATGATATTTCTGTAAAAAATGATATGCTCTATGCTGATAATTACATGGATTTAGTGGTATTTGATATTAGTAATGTGTCAGATATAGAATTTGTAAATATTGAGGAAGACATGTTAGTCTATTATGCCCAATATCCTGAAGATGTTTTATACTACCAGCCTAATATTTATCCAGACAATGCCGATGAATTTATAGCAGGCCATACCATAGTCAATATGGAAAGAACAGAGGTGGAAGATAATCCTAATATTTATGCTTGGAATGAAATTTCAATAGGCATTTTTAATGATGCCGCTTTATCAAATAATATTGGTGTTGGAGGATCTTATGCTAAATTTCAAATTTATGGCGATGCATTATATACGCTAGATGATTATAAATTGAATACATTCAATATTTCGGATTATAATAATATTTCCTTAACCTCTGAGACCTGGATGGGAGGTTGGTTTGGCGGTGTACTTGAAACGACTTTTATTCTAAAGGATTATTTGTTTATTGGTGCAACGGACGGGATGCATATCGTTGACTTGCAAGATGAATTCAATCCCACTTATACCTCATCTTTTACACATGCTACAGGTTGCGATCCCGTGGTTGTAGAACAAAACACGGCCTATATTACGGTAAGAGGAGGAAATACATGTGGTGCTATTGAGGACCAAATAAATGTAATTGATGTTTCGGATATAAGTTCTCCCGTAGAACATTCAACATATTTCTTCTCTAATCCTTATGGTTTAGGAATTAGAAATCACGTCCTATATGTGTGTAATGATGATGGCATAAATGTGTTTGATGCTCAAAATCCGAACAATATCATACTGGAAAATACCTATCAAACGATTTCCAAAGATGTCATTCCGTTATCAACGCACTTAATTGCTGTAGGGGAAAATGTAATTCAGCAATACAATTACGCGGATAATTTTGGGTTAGAATTGATTAGTACGCTTCAATTTTAA
- a CDS encoding YifB family Mg chelatase-like AAA ATPase — MLKKVFASAVFGVEASTITVEVNVDKGVGYHLVGLPDNAIKESNYRIAAALQNNGYRIPGKKITINMAPADLRKEGSAYDLTLALGILAATDQIKAENLEDYLIMGELSLDGSLQPFKGALPIAVKAREEGFKGMILPIQNAKEAAIVDNLKVFGVENIMQVINHFDKGEPLEQTIINTREEFYKSLDFPEFDFADVKGQESIKRCMEIAAAGGHNIILIGPPGSGKTMLAKRLPSILPPMTLHEALETTKIHSVVGRVKAHAGLMAQRPFRSPHHTISNVALVGGGSYPQPGEISLSHNGVLFLDELPEFKREVLEVMRQPLEDREVTISRAKFTVTYPSSFMLVASMNPSPSGYFNDPDAPITSSPAEMQRYMGKISGPLLDRIDIHIEVTPVPFEKLADERNGESSVEIRKRVTKAREKQTERFKDLENIHYNAQMNTKQIRKYCKLDDASMQLLKSAMERLNLSARAYDRILKVARTIADLEGSQDVLGAHISEAIQYRSLDRDGWLG; from the coding sequence ATGCTCAAAAAAGTATTCGCCAGTGCCGTTTTTGGAGTTGAAGCGTCCACAATTACGGTAGAAGTCAACGTGGACAAAGGTGTTGGCTATCACTTAGTTGGATTACCAGATAATGCAATAAAAGAGAGTAATTATCGGATTGCTGCTGCACTTCAGAATAATGGTTACCGAATTCCGGGTAAAAAGATAACCATAAACATGGCACCTGCCGATTTGAGAAAAGAAGGTTCGGCATACGATTTAACTTTAGCCTTGGGCATCTTAGCAGCAACAGACCAAATAAAAGCAGAGAATTTAGAAGATTATCTCATTATGGGAGAATTATCCTTAGATGGAAGTCTGCAACCATTTAAAGGTGCTTTGCCAATTGCCGTAAAAGCAAGGGAAGAAGGCTTTAAAGGTATGATATTGCCCATTCAAAATGCAAAAGAAGCGGCTATCGTGGATAACCTGAAAGTGTTTGGCGTAGAAAACATTATGCAGGTCATCAATCATTTCGACAAAGGTGAACCTTTAGAGCAAACCATCATTAACACTAGGGAAGAATTTTATAAAAGCTTGGATTTTCCGGAATTCGATTTTGCAGATGTCAAAGGGCAAGAATCCATAAAACGTTGTATGGAAATTGCAGCAGCAGGAGGTCATAATATTATTCTTATTGGTCCACCAGGTTCTGGTAAAACGATGTTGGCAAAACGTTTGCCAAGTATTTTACCACCAATGACGCTTCATGAAGCCTTAGAAACTACCAAAATCCATTCAGTAGTTGGTCGTGTAAAAGCACATGCGGGATTGATGGCACAACGACCGTTTAGAAGTCCGCATCACACAATATCGAACGTTGCCCTCGTTGGTGGCGGAAGTTACCCGCAACCAGGCGAAATTTCCTTATCTCATAATGGTGTATTGTTTTTAGATGAATTGCCAGAATTTAAACGTGAAGTTTTAGAAGTGATGCGTCAGCCACTGGAAGATCGGGAAGTCACCATTTCAAGAGCAAAATTCACGGTTACTTATCCATCGTCATTTATGTTGGTGGCAAGTATGAATCCAAGTCCTAGTGGTTATTTTAACGATCCAGATGCGCCAATCACCTCATCGCCAGCTGAAATGCAAAGGTATATGGGCAAAATTTCTGGACCACTTTTAGACAGAATCGATATTCATATTGAAGTCACTCCTGTGCCATTTGAAAAGTTAGCAGATGAAAGAAACGGAGAATCTTCGGTTGAGATAAGGAAACGTGTAACCAAAGCCAGAGAAAAACAAACCGAACGTTTTAAGGATTTAGAAAATATTCATTATAACGCACAAATGAATACTAAGCAAATTCGAAAATACTGCAAACTCGATGACGCATCTATGCAATTACTAAAATCTGCCATGGAACGATTGAATTTATCCGCCAGAGCCTATGATCGTATTTTAAAAGTTGCAAGAACGATTGCAGATTTAGAAGGTTCACAAGATGTTTTGGGCGCTCATATTAGTGAAGCGATTCAGTATCGTAGTTTGGATCGTGATGGTTGGTTGGGCTAA
- a CDS encoding FdhF/YdeP family oxidoreductase, with product MKKTASQKANTSESFTDLKTKTPPKNSVGFGAIKSVVGHVFRYMKLSDAVKISTTLNQKGGFDCPGCAWPDPDDERSALGEYCENGMKAMAEEAQKNVISSDFFEENSVDEISNWSDFEIGKTGRLKEPMFLAEGATHYQPMSWEDAFSKVAEHLNALKNPDEAVFYTSGRTTNEAAFLYQLFVREFGTANLPDCSNMCHEASGSALSETLGIGKGSVTLDDLYKAEVVMVIGQNPATNHPRMLTALEKCKKNGGKIIAVNPLPEAGLIKFTNPQSPKKLLTGGTKIADVFVPITINGDVAFVKALLLKLLEAETLTGTVFDKEFIENYTHNYEAFISDLKTYDFEDCLKASGVSKEIFDDTFNLILNNQKIIICWAMGLTQHENAVDNIRELVNLLLLKGSIGKEGAGTCPVRGHSNVQGDRTVGIWESAPQAFLDKIEDKYGFKPTTKHGYSVIDAIKAMYEKEAKVFFGLGGNFISAVPDTNYSAQALANCNLTVHVSTKLNRSHLVTGKEALILPCLGRSEKDYQKSGIQTQSVENSMGVVSSTKGILEPCSDALLSEVAVVCNIAYATLKHRTKIDWLHYKDDYALVRNDIQDVVAGFENYNTRLKQPAGFYLPNGARERNFKTVTGKANFSLNKLPKWKLKTNELIMMTIRSHDQFNTTIYGLNDRYRGIYNERRIIFMNRNDMKQRGLEEKEVVNLKSEFNGVIREAHNFKVVGYDIPKNCCATYFPETNVLVPLDSFAHTAKTPASKSVIISVEKSII from the coding sequence ATGAAAAAAACGGCATCCCAGAAAGCAAATACATCAGAATCATTTACAGATTTAAAGACTAAAACACCACCAAAAAATAGTGTGGGATTTGGTGCTATAAAATCGGTTGTAGGACATGTGTTTAGGTATATGAAACTTAGTGATGCGGTTAAAATTTCTACAACCCTAAACCAGAAAGGCGGTTTTGATTGTCCTGGCTGTGCTTGGCCTGATCCAGATGATGAACGGTCGGCATTAGGCGAATATTGCGAAAATGGAATGAAGGCCATGGCCGAAGAAGCCCAAAAAAACGTCATTTCTTCTGATTTTTTCGAGGAGAATTCCGTTGATGAAATTTCGAATTGGTCAGATTTTGAAATTGGAAAAACAGGACGACTCAAGGAGCCAATGTTTTTAGCGGAAGGCGCAACGCATTATCAACCCATGTCTTGGGAAGATGCATTTTCAAAAGTAGCCGAGCATTTGAATGCTTTAAAAAATCCAGATGAAGCCGTGTTTTATACTTCGGGAAGAACTACCAATGAAGCCGCTTTTTTGTACCAATTATTTGTGCGGGAATTCGGGACGGCAAACTTACCCGATTGTTCCAATATGTGCCACGAAGCCAGTGGAAGTGCTTTGTCTGAAACTTTGGGTATCGGAAAAGGATCCGTGACTTTAGATGATTTATATAAAGCCGAAGTGGTCATGGTCATTGGTCAAAACCCAGCGACCAATCATCCAAGGATGTTGACGGCTTTAGAGAAATGTAAAAAAAACGGAGGAAAAATTATAGCCGTCAACCCGCTTCCCGAAGCTGGTTTAATTAAATTCACGAACCCTCAAAGTCCCAAAAAACTATTAACTGGAGGCACCAAAATAGCTGATGTTTTTGTGCCGATTACTATCAATGGTGATGTGGCGTTTGTAAAAGCATTGCTTCTTAAATTGTTGGAAGCAGAAACACTAACAGGAACTGTGTTTGATAAAGAATTCATTGAAAATTATACCCATAACTATGAGGCTTTTATTTCAGATTTAAAGACCTATGATTTTGAGGACTGTTTGAAAGCTTCAGGGGTAAGTAAAGAAATTTTTGATGACACTTTCAATTTAATTCTTAATAATCAAAAAATTATTATCTGTTGGGCCATGGGATTGACACAGCATGAAAATGCAGTGGATAACATTAGAGAGTTGGTTAATCTATTATTGTTAAAAGGAAGTATAGGCAAGGAAGGCGCAGGTACTTGTCCGGTTCGTGGCCATTCTAATGTGCAAGGCGACAGAACGGTTGGTATTTGGGAATCGGCACCTCAAGCGTTTTTAGATAAAATTGAAGACAAATACGGTTTTAAACCCACCACAAAACATGGGTATTCGGTTATTGATGCTATCAAGGCCATGTACGAAAAAGAGGCTAAAGTATTTTTTGGTTTAGGCGGTAATTTTATCTCTGCAGTACCAGATACCAACTATTCGGCACAGGCATTGGCCAACTGTAATTTAACGGTTCACGTCAGTACAAAATTAAACCGATCCCATTTAGTGACAGGAAAAGAAGCGCTGATATTACCATGTTTGGGACGTTCAGAAAAAGACTATCAGAAATCAGGAATCCAAACCCAAAGTGTTGAAAATTCCATGGGTGTGGTGTCGTCAACCAAAGGTATTTTGGAACCGTGTTCCGATGCACTTTTGAGTGAAGTTGCCGTTGTGTGTAATATTGCCTATGCTACTTTAAAACACCGTACAAAAATCGATTGGTTACACTATAAAGATGATTATGCGTTGGTTCGTAATGATATTCAAGATGTGGTTGCTGGTTTCGAAAATTATAATACACGTTTAAAACAACCAGCCGGATTTTATTTGCCCAATGGCGCACGCGAACGGAATTTTAAAACCGTAACAGGAAAAGCGAATTTTTCTTTGAATAAATTACCCAAATGGAAATTAAAAACTAATGAATTAATCATGATGACCATTAGAAGTCATGACCAATTCAACACCACCATTTATGGTCTCAACGATCGCTATCGTGGTATTTACAACGAAAGACGTATTATTTTCATGAACCGAAACGATATGAAGCAAAGAGGTTTGGAGGAAAAAGAGGTGGTGAATCTAAAGTCCGAATTTAATGGCGTGATTAGGGAAGCGCACAATTTTAAAGTCGTTGGCTACGACATCCCAAAGAATTGTTGTGCTACTTATTTTCCCGAAACCAATGTGTTGGTGCCTTTAGATAGTTTTGCGCATACGGCAAAAACGCCTGCTTCAAAAAGTGTAATTATTTCAGTGGAAAAATCAATCATTTAG